A single Biomphalaria glabrata chromosome 2, xgBioGlab47.1, whole genome shotgun sequence DNA region contains:
- the LOC129924498 gene encoding uncharacterized protein LOC129924498, translating to MEGSMVEPSSLKGRDVGPMCSGGEPEGMERVTKGMLTRLQAELEALKLACQRPHYIIEPARKIRHFSGDGRNEEVSIEDFVREIRDLWELRPYLSPQEKTATIIANISGPARVEVDLQPPPIRSDPEALLDALTSAFEVIIPVREAEIAFLMSQQRKSESLLEFSHRLFKEFTTAIRQEQREGLDCFKEERLRDQYAYGISDPDLRRELFKFMTQHPQTSFQTLRNYAFKLENQNKDAVRAQEHWPEVLLAQFAKLEKQLEEIKGSGYNSRPSSRNPLSSQQHSQRRPTQRHMEHSHQNRSRPTAPPGLLWTRTKRGFFPYTDDGSPVCTQCWEVGHVRRHCQQSPQLTAEVQSVCNSEPIVSQPTHQVEQRTNEPQADAMYNTDASHSILTSRNRNFNTGQPNKNRHNRVRRPDRQRRNYRHFNQPQRRFHSLLPITLSTASQSLCLEKDRPLCMTDGTSTLQTGKMLVVPEDTDKKQLFQFSETY from the coding sequence ATGGAGGGAAGTATGGTGGAACCTAGTTCATTGAAGGGGAGAGACGTGGGTCCCATGTGCAGTGGAGGAGAGCCGGAGGGAATGGAACGTGTCACTAAGGGGATGTTGACTCGACTACAAGCTGAACTTGAGGCATTGAAGCTGGCCTGTCAGCGCCCTCACTACATTATAGAACCTGCTAGAAAAATTAGACATTTCAGTGGGGATGGCAGAAATGAGGAAGTTTCAATTGAAGATTTCGTCAGAGAAATAAGAGATCTATGGGAACTTCGGCCTTACCTCTCGCCTCAAGAGAAGACAGCAACCATCATTGCGAATATAAGTGGTCCAGCAAGAGTAGAGGTAGATCTTCAGCCACCTCCTATCAGAAGTGATCCAGAAGCTCTGCTTGATGCACTTACATCTGCTTTTGAAGTAATTATACCGGTGCGAGAGGCAGAGATTGCATTTCTGATGTCGcagcagagaaaaagtgagtCGCTGCTTGAATTTTCTCACCGACTATTTAAGGAGTTTACAACGGCCATCAGACAAGAACAAAGAGAAGGCTTAGATTGCTTCAAGGAGGAAAGATTGAGGGACCAATATGCCTATGGAATCAGTGATCCTGACCTACGTAGAGAGCTGTTTAAGTTCATGACGCAACATCCCCAGACAAGCTTTCAAACGCTACGAAACTATGCGTTCAAGTTGGAGAACCAGAACAAAGATGCAGTTCGAGCCCAAGAACATTGGCCTGAAGTTCTCTTAGCACAGTTCGCCAAACTAGAGAAGCAACTTGAAGAGATAAAGGGGTCCGGGTATAACAGTCGGCCAAGTTCAAGGAACCCACTCTCTAGTCAACAGCATAGTCAACGCAGACCAACACAAAGACACATGGAACATAGCCATCAAAACAGAAGTCGACCAACAGCACCACCGGGTCTTTTGTGGACGAGGACCAAGAGAGGATTCTTCCCATACACTGATGATGGATCACCAGTCTGCACCCAGTGCTGGGAAGTTGGACATGTAAGGCGTCACTGTCAGCAATCACCACAACTCACAGCTGAGGTTCAATCTGTGTGCAATAGTGAACCCATTGTTTCACAGCCAACCCACCAAGTAGAACAACGAACCAATGAGCCACAAGCTGATGCAATGTACAATACAGATGCAAGTCACTCAATTCTAACATCGagaaatagaaactttaacactGGGCAGCCAAACAAGAACAGGCATAACAGAGTCCGGAGGCCAGATAGACAAAGAAGAAACTACAGGCATTTTAACCAGCCACAAAGACGATTTCACTCACTGCTCCCTATCACACTTTCTACAGCTTCCCAGTCATTATGTTtagagaaagacagaccacTCTGTATGACCGATGGAACCAGCACGTTACAAACTGGAAAGATGCTTGTCGTTCCAGAAGACACTGACAAGAAACAGTTGTTTCAGTTTTCAGAAACCTACTAG
- the LOC106078592 gene encoding dynein axonemal light chain 4-like, whose translation MAEATEEKKADSDSKRVHTYPLIRHSDMNDEMKTEAMELCVTACEKFASNNENAAKMIKDTMDKKFGASWHAVVGEGYGFEITHEVKNLLYMFFGGNIAIILWKCS comes from the exons ATGGCCGAGGCTACTGAAGAGAAGAAAGCAGATTCAGATTCAAAACGAGTACACACATATCCACTAATCAGA CATTCAGATATGAATGatgaaatgaaaacagaagCAATGGAATTGTGTGTGACTGCATGTGAAAAATTTGCATCAAATAATGAG AATGCTGCTAAGATGATCAAAGACACAATGGATAAGAAGTTTGGAGCATCCTGGCATGCAGTTGTTGGAGAAGGTTATGGCTTTGAAATTACACATGAAGTCAAAAATCTTTTGTACATGTTTTTTGGTGGTAATATAGCAATCATACTTTGGAAATGTTCAtga